A DNA window from Salvelinus namaycush isolate Seneca chromosome 30, SaNama_1.0, whole genome shotgun sequence contains the following coding sequences:
- the LOC120025104 gene encoding photoreceptor cilium actin regulator-like, whose amino-acid sequence MGCSPSKGNNCVAHGTFRRGRTLLPGGKESTGGSQSDCGGSGASSGTGDTDGETWERRDGERRLAGQTQSVQKEAPSTPQKKRPFLTELVPEGVILDKKVGTQETDKTGQHGKEKQGDKQDMADKKGGRKPKKNGKGVKSAKKKEKEKKAPLVEQKVDFPEPLVKAHQAAYAFLNPSISKYEILLGLLDQATQTQVSVQPMVSFMAMRYEEINRGLEEMADEGERLLNDNGEYLAWPSPMKNLSSSPPLKSGSMNAEPPPDLLQQLLQYTTQRMRNVGQSVGGIGDSALEEAAEYFTSVSELLEDKLKAKHAAETRLMQLLTRIEAASLHKPGPEDSALFSEDSGIGAESESLPGSERRLRCESCESTGSNRTTPYSPFGINASPVQQGAPRQKFIKKVSHSNSLNSIDSVCTIMDKGSASLDDGEEQDDDDEGEEEGQGGRKRSNASLSDPNQQPCRLVHKRIENPQNVEMTLKMKNAISGRIRFVPSQRDSAKTKPTDSPKTRCQWTEGGSPKRPQRAASVRREFKKTPVPKEHRSQSAESVRSKGEDPTLIELERTQKDLSQRLERICKGRTEGNTKAGLTKQNPGDSATSPASNRLCPALQKNNNTLPIQDNAGLMKHDSGEHRASKDIEEEKIKKDTKNTKGPLKATPPPSPPLSHRPCSGLYRGRNSVKRLIDTFSQGVEEPKQEASKVLGPLKGVRKCGVHVMPGVGDIEAIMSSGVSSCRTYDLDLESLPPPPLEVLMDNSFEGAQSLTVSDVDDGIASRGRSPVPKRATASQKMHASMRSVSVLPSRGILPQGSSSMFLARTVRRDISASSSISHDEHQLEVDPETEEVATLYKQARKIIHLRHSSVSPIEKGQAVPRRPSPNRAASGGRQGDDSPFEKVPPTSTISSQPPATPPVSRIRMLPSTPSTPSGLHRRLPSPTTFRKQPTPQITNSPPAIRKLPTRPPLQRRLPSPPASRKLLTPNSSSSDFTHSFKAPSPPTSPRVQRWKRENSSKDSSPGASAISQLISNARSVFCPASSSLFEAQPCPVPCPPQAWASISVSVIPRSWGNRGKLPMSVRGPKPFIRRSHSDRRPSLSLPSRAPIVSFAETCGSEPAISIQGLEDEPSRDDESWDSKSDYRGNAHSVSHPDLCIVGQGLTL is encoded by the exons ATGGGATGCTCCCCATCTAAAGGTAACAATTGTGTGGCTCATGGCACCTTTAGGAGGGGCAGGACACTACTACCAGGGGGCAAAGAGAGCACAGGGGGGTCCCAGTCTGATTGTGGAGGGAGTGGAGCCTCCTCTGGAACAGGAGACACTGACGGAGAGActtgggagaggagagatggggaaaggaGACTGGCTGGGCAGACCCAATCTGTTCAGAAGGAAGCGCCTTCAACCCCACAGAAAAAGAGACCCTTCCTGACTGAGTTGGTTCCAGAGGGGGTCATTCTGGATAAAAAAGTGGGGACTCAAGAGACAGATAAGACAGGGCAACATGGAAAAGAGAAACAAGGAGACAAGCAAGATATGGCTGACAAAAAGGGTGGACGAAAGCCAAAGAAAAATGGTAAAGGAGTCAAGTCAGCTaaaaagaaagagaaggagaaaaaaGCTCCCCTTGTGGAGCAGAAAGTTGACTTTCCGGAACCTTTAGTGAAAGCCCACCAGGCTGCTTATGCCTTTTTAAACCCTAGTATCAGCAAATATGAGATTCTACTGGGGCTACTGGACCAAGCAACCCAGACCCAGGTGTCTGTGCAGCCAATGGTGTCCTTCATGGCTATGCGCTACGAGGAAATCAACCGAGGGCTGGAGGAAATGGCAGACGAGGGTGAAAGGCTTCTGAACGACAATGGGGAGTATCTCGCCTGGCCAAGCCCAATGAAAAACCTATCCAGTTCTCCCCCTCTCAAATCTGGTTCCATGAATGCTGAGCCTCCACCAGATCTCTTGCAGCAGCTACTTCAGTATACCACTCAAAGGATGCGAAATGTGGGCCAGTCTGTGGGTGGCATTGGGGACTCTGCCTTGGAGGAGGCAGCTGAGTATTTTACCTCTGTCTCTGAGCTGCTGGAGGATAAATTAAAAGCCAAGCATGCCGCAGAGACAAGACTGATGCAGTTGCTGACTCGTATTGAGGCTGCCTcacttcataagcccggaccagAGGACTCTGCATTGTTCAGTGAGGACAGTGGAATTGGGGCTGAAAGCGAGTCACTACCTGGGTCTGAAAGACGACTCCGTTGTGAAAGCTGTGAGTCCACTGGGTCCAACCGAACCACTCCTTACAGTCCTTTTGGCATTAATGCTAGCCCAGTCCAGCAAGGGGCACCAAGGCAAAAGTTTATTAAGAAAGTGAGCCACAGCAACTCCCTAAACTCCATAGACTCAGTATGCACCATAATGGATAAAGGATCTGCCTCCTTAGACGATGGTGAGGAgcaggatgatgatgatgagggggAAGAAGAGGGACAGGGTGGCAGGAAGCGATCTAACGCCTCCTTATCTGATCCTAACCAGCAACCTTGTCGCCTGGTACACAAGCGCATAGAAAACCCTCAAAATGTGGAAATGACACTGAAAATGAAAAATGCCATAAGTGGTCGGATTCGATTTGTTCCCTCACAACGTGACAGTGCCAAAACTAAACCAACAGACAGCCCCAAGACCAGGTGCCAGTGGACAGAGGGGGGATCACCAAAAAGGCCCCAACGAGCAGCCTCTGTACGAAGGGAATTTAAAAAGACCCCTGTTCCTAAAGAGCACCGTTCACAGTCTGCAGAATCCGTTCGCAGCAAAGGTGAAGATCCAACACTGATTGAACTAGAGAGGACACAGAAGGATCTTAGTCAGAGGCTAGAGAGGATATGCAAAGGCAGGACGGAGGGGAATACCAAGGCAGGTCTCACTAAACAGAACCCGGGAGATTCTGCGACGTCCCCAGCTTCCAATCGTCTATGCCCCGCCCTGCAGAAGAACAACAACACTCTTCCAATCCAGGACAATGCAGGGCTTATGAAGCATGACTCCGGGGAACACAGGGCAAGCAAGGACATTGAGGAGGAAAAGATAAAGAAAGACACGAAAAACACCAAGGGGCCACTGAAAGCCACCCCACCTCCTAGCCCCCCATTGTCACATCGTCCATGCTCAGGACTGTACCGGGGAAGGAATTCTGTCAAAAGGCTGATTGACACCTTCAGCCAGGGGGTGGAAGAGCCCAAACAAGAGGCATCCAAAGTGTTGGGGCCTCTCAAAGGGGTTCGAAAGTGTGGTGTTCACGTTATGCCTGGAGTAGGTGACATTGAAGCCATAATGAGCAGTGGGGTCAGCAGTTGTAGGACATATGATTTGGACCTAGAAAGTCTGCCACCCCCTCCTCTTGAGGTCTtgatggacaattcctttgaagGTGCACAGAGCCTCACAGTTAGCGACGTAGATGATGGGATTGCAAGTAGAGGTCGATCCCCTGTTCCCAAGAGGGCTACGGCATCTCAGAAGATGCATGCCTCCATGCGTTCTGTGTCAGTACTACCCAGCAGAGGCATCCTGCCCCAGGGGTCTAGCAGCATGTTTCTTGCCCGGACTGTAAGGCGGGATATCTCTGCTAGTTCCAGCATTAGCCACGATGAGCATCAGCTGGAGGTAGACCCTGAGACAGAGGAGGTGGCCACTCTCTACAAGCAAGCTAGAAAAATTATCCACTTGCGGCACTCCTCAGTGTCTCCTATTGAAAAAGGTCAGGCTGTGCCCAGAAGACCCTCTCCCAATCGAGCAGCAtcgggagggagacagggagatgaCAGTCCCTTTGAGAAAGTGCCTCCCACTTCAACCATCAGTAGCCAACCACCTGCCACCCCGCCTGTATCTAGAATCCGAATGCTGCCTTCCACGCCTTCAACCCCAAGTGGCTTGCATCGAAGATTACCCAGTCCTACCACCTTCAGAAAGCAGCCTACGCCCCAAATCACGAACAGCCCTCCGGCCATTCGCAAACTTCCCACCCGACCACCGCTTCAGAGAAGACTTCCAAGCCCGCCTGCCTCAAGAAAATTATTGACCCCAAACTCCAGCTCTTCTGACTTCACACATTCTTTTAAGGCACCCTCACCACCAACGTCCCCAAGGGTTCAAAGATGGAAACGGGAGAACAGCAGCAAGGACTCCAGCCCAGGGGCTTCAGCTATCTCTCAGTTGATCAGTAACGCTCGCTCAGTTTTCTGCCCGGCCTCGTCCTCACTGTTTGAGGCCCAGCCTTGCCCCGTTCCCTGCCCCCCGCAGGCTTGGGCCTCCATCAGTGTTAGTGTCATCCCGCGTTCCTGGGGAAATCGTGGTAAGCTGCCTATGTCTGTGCGAGGGCCCAAGCCTTTCATCCGACGCAGCCACTCGGACAGGAGGCCCAGTCTAAGCCTGCCATCCAGGGCACCCATTGTCTCATTTGCAGAGACTTGTGGGAGTGAGCCAGCCATCAGCATACAAGG GCTGGAGGATGAGCCAAGCAGAGATGACGAGTCGTGGGACAGCAAATCAGATTACAGAGGGAATGCCCACTCTGTTTCGCACCCGGACCTGTGCATCGTGGGTCAGGGCCTTACATTGTGA